AACTGCTACTGGTAAATATAAAATGACGTCATAAAGTCAATAGGATGAAATGCATGAAGACCACGCAGTGTGAGGAGAATGCACAAGGAGGATGAACTGAATCTTGTTTGACAAGTTAACGTGTGGCAAATGGGGAGGTTAATGAGCTAGGGGCCGGTGTGACCATCAGACGTTGGCACCGCGGGGTCATCCCTTGCCCCAAGCGGCCTCATATATATTTGGATTCCTTGCCGTGTCCCAGCTGTTACGCTCGGCCCAGCACGCTAGTCACTTTTGGAGGACGAACAAGGAGAACAAAGCAGCGATGGCGATGGCCAGTGAGCTTTGTGCAATCCATAACACATGCTCGTGCCATGGGGAGAGAAAACTAGGCAGGCGTGGTGCGAGGTGGGTAAGTGCAGCAGCTAACAGGAGCGTTCATCCGGCATCCTGTCTGAATTTCCACCTGTCTCTTGGCCTGTTGGGGGATGTGATGTGACTTTCTCATCCATCCTTGATTTAATTAGCACTGATCTGTGGAGGGCTGCACTGGCCACTCACAGATAGCAAGGCTGGGGAGCACTATTGCATTGTGTTTGTCTGAACCAAGGGCGTTGCACAATGAGCATGCTCTGGTAATAAAAGACTGTTCGTGAAGTATCATTGTAAAAAGGCCGCACTTTGGGAGGAGCATTGTTAGTGAAATGCACACTGGAACCAACTGGAATGAACCGgcaggtggggggtgggggtggcgggggtgggggggctgctTGATACCGTAATAATAAAGCAGGGCTCCACATTTTATGTTACTGTGGGGGTGTCATAACAAgcagcatatgtgtgtgtgtttaattgaGGTAGTGCATCTTTGTGTGAATGTTACCATATGCaacactgtgcaaaagtctCTGATTTGCTCTTTTAGCGGTACTGTAATTGCAACTACCGTCACTCGGTAGAGGCTGATCTGCtgacaaaagtgaaaaagtaaATCACTGTGTCGTATTTGTTTGTGAATGACCACACTACTTCCCAGATGGTGGAGGACAACTAACAGATGGGCAGTAGCATTATTATTCTATAAGGagcattatttttgttgtagattttgtcatacagtaatccctcgccactttgtgcttcgaatttcgcggcttcattcTCTCACGATTttcataatgttatattataattatgtaAAATGAATATATGAATTCTGCATTGTTGTTTAATACGGaccattataaataaaaaagcatattgaagcaaattttacttttttttttcaagcataaaaatggctaagtgaaccaaaatacaaaaataaggcatttagaagacacattcaaagtgtgtagtattctacactggtcactaggtgtcagtaatgtactgtaacgttaccagacttgattgtcggaaaaacaggcttttatcgcatgtttgaatgatctcacaacaggtgcaataatcccgaacacgggctactgttgcggccgtaccCCATAGCaagattacaaaaaaaagccacTCCCTGTCTGCCCCCACTCACCTCCCCAAGCACCGGAACACaagcacagcaacacacacgagcacacgtctcattcatgtcttaaatggcttactttctcttattatgtctgctatattggataatacgagtataaaggtgactataggggtgtcactTCATGtatggagggctctaataatgttaaaaaacatatttagaaggctgtaaacaggcTGTCTATTCTGTAATTCCAAAAATACtccacttataaataaggaatgaccaattaaccgcgataaacgagggattactgtaatgttaaatgtatctGTTCTACTCTTTTCTGATTTATTATATATCCAAATGACTGCTGTGAAAAAGTTcatgaacacaacaaaaacagtggGACTTttacacagtactgtatatgatatattTTCATCTTCCAAATTATAACATACGTATGCTCTATTATAGGTGCTAAAAATGGTAATCTATATTGTGTTTGGGCCAATGTACAGGTGTGCTCTCACCATGGCTGCTGTCGTGGCGGCGGCTTGCGCAGCGACCGCTGTCTGATTGGCCTGGTGTTGGGCGGCCTTGATTTTGGCCTGCAAGTGTGCCGGCGGGTGGAAGTATTTACACTTCTCGCGAGAGCAACGACTCTTGATGTAGTCCATGCAGACGGTGACTGTGTTGTCACTGGTGTCGATCATGGGGCTGTCACTTGGGTGGGCAAAGCGGCAGTCGGTCTCGCCACGAGCGCAGTTGCCCCGCTGGAATTCACGACAAACCTGAAATGGCACACAGATGAGCAATGACAGGAGAGAACAAAAGGTAAATGCATTGTATTTGATTCATTCCATCATCATGTAATTTAAATGTACTGGAAGCCTGGCATGGAGAGACAAGGATTTACGTTTACTTTGCTCTACATGACATGACTTGAATTGCAAAGACCGGAACACATAATACACACAGGTCCtcaggaatttacatttttctagTGAGTAACAAAACTACAACATATCAAACCCAAAGAACCATGGAACCATGAAAGCAGCCAGTGTTGAAGCCTGCCTGGCTATAATCGCAGGGGATATGCTTTTCACGTAAATTTTGGGGTCCGTTACGCCTCTGAGACACATACACGCAGGCCATTTGCATGGGTCCAGGCGCAGCATGTTCACGCACGCTCTGCGTGGGAGTGCATACATGTCTCTGAGGGATGCTGTTTCATTAGCGAGCTTCATTTAGTTGCTAAGTGATAGCACTCGTGAAGACAAACACGTTGAGGCACACACCTACGCATCACCTCTAGCTACAGTATTATAGCGATAACAATTGtttatctttgtgtgtgtgtatgtgtgtggggaGGGGGGTGTAAAACGCGCCCCTTCATTTCATAATTAACAAGGTCTTCTCATTCAGTGTTGCATGCTGGGGGGCTGGTGTGATCTCATCGccatcaccttttttttaatgcaatatatatttttgatacaAGATCaaataattaaacaagaaagatGACAAACCGAAGCTCTTTAACATTTGCCTGACAGCAGTGCAGGCGTTCGATCTGGCTGTGTTTCAATTCCGCttcttttttccactttttgaaTTTGCAGTtgttaaaacaaatatatagCGAGAGGATTGGAATCAATATTTGTGCAACGGTTCTCGAGAAATCCCCCTTACGCTATCAGCCACAATATTCAAACCTGTATaatctaatgcaggggtgtccaaaccttttccagcgagggccacatgctgaaaaatgaaaggatgcaagggccactttgatatttagtaaaccaACAGGTGAAATACTACTAAAAATGATGtgtaatacgagtttattcttgtaaaattgcgactttggTTCTTCAAtcgtttatgacttttttcttaatattttgactttattgtaataaaattacagctgttttttttccatttcaacaataatgaaaattttctttatttcaacagtgttaccaaaatgatatttttcctcattttacaagtttattttcataaaattgcaacttttttctcattagaaatgtttttttttctcttaatattttgactttactctggtcacatttttgctgtggattttttctgtataattttccaactatttcaactttctttctgatattttgactttattccaatgttataaattttcccccaacctaagtttccaaaaattacaactttagtcattgtttttggtttaaaaaaaaaaaagtaactttttttctttaatatttcaacttcatgctactaaaatgacatttttcctcatactattacttcattcttgtgaaattatggctttttttccttgctagattacaactgttctcttcatattttgacttttgattgagtttcccatttttgctgctgctgttgttgtttttttattttccttgttaaatgacatttttagactgtgctgcgggccaacaaCAATCACAGCGGtggaccgcaaatggcccccgggccgcactttggacaccccgatcATAATGAGAGCATTTCCAAGTGCTCTATCTAACATCCTTTAGAAAGATAGTAACTGATAGGGTATGATAGATATTAGGTTTTGAGTATTCAGGTCCTGTTCCAATTCTGTCCCCACATTAGTGTGCTTCATGTACGGCCTTTGCTCCCTTTCTTCCTAGTCATAATGTTATGCAAGTTGATAAAGGCAAAGAACTGGTACAGAAGGGAAGTGCCATGCAGACCATGTATGGCTAGAATATTTATGATGATTGACTGATATTGTTATTGCGCCTTTAGATTTAGTCTATTAGCTCAGTTATTTTTAAACTAATTGCTTCTCACAGAGGCCTTCACAATACACAGTCGACatccatgacacacacacacacacacacacacacacacacacacggcttaCATACAACTGATGGAAAGATActgagacacacaatagatgcattgttctcactcactcAAGGTTAACTTTCACTACAACACCAGTGACAACACTTTCACCTTCTAGAGGGGCTTGGTAACTGCTATCTATAGTCTGTGTACTTTCACTATGGGCTCTTCTTCGATCTTCCTTGTTGATGATAGAATCCAGCGCTGTAATCAAATATGGTGCTCTTATTTCTTAATACAAATTGAAAACCTTTCAAATTGTGTGATCACTGACTACTTCTctgaaaggctaaagagaagcgATAGCCTTTACATGACTTAATTCAGTTTTATTGACTTATTCGGTGTTGCCCCTTCGCCGTTGTGCTGTTGGATACTTTAGATGTGCAATCGGTCAAGAATGTGTGGCTGGTCTGTATATGGTATCTTCTCGTTGGCCATTACATTCCAGGAGCTACATcatatttcatgttatttttcccgCCACAGTCATAATGCAGTGACTTCACCGCCATTGTTCATCGTCCTGTAAAACCTCCATCTTGTTAGAAGTCATATTCACATGAACGTACAATCTCAAATGTGATCATGCTTGTCTCTTCTGAGAGAGAAGGAATGTTGGGATGGGTCACCTCCAGTTTGTCTGTTCGCAGCAGTTTCTGGTTGGCGGAGGAGCTTGCAGACACCGACACAGGAGGACTGCCTGGGACGATCACTGGGGTGCTGGGCAAGATGTCTGTGGGCACCAGGCCCATGCTGTGAGACATGGGGGTCAAGTATGGTGTGTAGCTCAAACCTGCGCTGGAGCCCAGGGCTTGACTAACTGGAAAAGTCTGCTGCAGAAGGAAGACATTTGACCTATTTACAGTCTGTAATGACGTACAACTTCCTTCTtggtatacagtacatttcctGTAAGCAGCACTGACCACAGGTTGCATGGTGGTGCCAGGAATCATAAACTGCATCTGATGAGCCAACATGGCGGCTGCTGTTTTCTGCTGGATCAGGTTATTACGCCCGTTGATCTCTAGTTGGGTCTTCAGGTGGGCAGGCGGGTGTAGGTACTTGCAGTTCTCCCGTGTGCAGCGGCCCTGAGCGGGATGACAAACAGACAAAGGAGGTCACGTACGGATGCTTTGGAAAGTGGACTTGAACTTGACTGAGGGCCTGCAGCGTTTTCATAAACAGGCCTTCCTTCTGGAAGATGCAAATACAGCATGGGTGTGGTCATGACAACAGAGACCCTGTTGGATTAAGGAAATGTAACTGCCTGCCACATGCTTAATGGCAGTACACACTATGAGCAGAGACAAAGTAGGAGAGGGGGTCCGGAAGGAGCAAATGGAAAGTGAAAGGGAGGAGAGAGGACAGCCGAGGGGCACAACAGGGCAGAGAGGAGAGATCGTAACATGCTGGCCATGACCTGGCACATTGTGCGGAGGGTGGAGCCAAGAGAAGTGTGATGAGAATCATAAACAACTTAGACTGCGGTTGCTAAGACGATGCTCCTGCTTTATTTCCTGTCATTGCAGGAAAAGCGCAAGTAAAAGTCATCACTGCCTGGTTCTTGGAAATAATTCATACAAAAATCTGTTTTGAACAATACAGTGAAAGATGCAGTGTtgctcaaaaaaacaacaatcagttttaaaaaattgctaaattaCCCTCAAatccggtgtataaaccgcacgtgtccacgtcataaaattgcatattgtggcgcgcccgagtgtgaggaccaggcagctttttatttgacaggagccaatcatgagctatgaaaaaaaacctcacaacaagcttatcaaccaattggaaattgcagcaggtatttactcaatataacagcctGACTCACGGATCTTAcatagaacactaaactcatcacacagcaactgaacACTCAACAAGTATAGCTAAAAacgattttaaaataaaaaaactttttaaagttttcccataatgcatttcgttttAGCAACGCAAATAAacagctaccgtttcctcactgactcgcaagcggcacagtatttaaacatttagtagttctgaagtaaaggagatgtcacgagattagaatttagccataaattcgcagcaccgctgtataagacgCAGACTTCAAaggttaagaaaaaagtagtggcttatacactggaatttacagtaatgGTACAAGAAAAACGTAATGTGGTGAAACTGTCAGTGAAATATGTAGAAAAAAATTACTTATTGTGCATTTTTAGGAAATTACAAAAAAGAACACAACCCAAGGGATGCATAATGATGAATGCCTGATGGATTGTTTTCCAACCTCAACctgtttacatactgtacatgctttcaGCTATGTTGCATGGTGGGCGGGTGAACAGAATAAttcaaaacaaacaggactCCAGTTATAAGCTCACGACTTCCAGTGTAAACACAACCAATAATCTTCCGTCAAGATAAAACCAATAAAACCGGcctattcttgtcaaatattaaaaatacgCAGCAGAACATCAAACACTCAATTGGCACTGTTTCAGTTATATTTTTATTCCCACTGATTTGAAGCCACCACAAGGAAAAGAAAGGAGAATagaagaaaatgaatgtttttcttCGCATGTCTAAGACTGGCTGTGCCACACGGCAGGCGCAACACAGAGCGAGGGCTACAACGTTTCTGTAATGATGAGCGACTCAGGCTGACTGACCTCTATGCCCTGCAGCGAGCTGCTCAAATCTCCTCCTTTATGCTTCACATGAGGCAACTCACACCTGCCCACACATATGCATATTAAATCCCTGGATCACAACACGCATCGCCCACGCACACCACACAACACTGCCATGCTTGAGGACATGCACACAAACCTGGTGATGCCATGTCCAGTCTGGGGGAATAATGTTTGCGCTGGACCTCGCAACCAGGTGTCAACACTAATTGTAGCCACCACAGacacttgtgtgtgtatgtgtgtgtgtgtttgctgcaaCCAGGGGCATGTGTGGGCAGCTGCAATAATGCACAATAGTATACATGCAAAGGTCTGGACAGCATCCAAAAGGAAATCTGCAAGCGTAGCACAGCATCAGCATCACTACCTACAGAGGTCATAAAAATCATACATGCACAGTCAAGCTTGGGAGACCCACACTCCTCACGGTGTTCATTTTGTCCATTTAAGTGGAATAATTTCGTCTCTGGTGCCTGTGAGTGGCATATGATTCTTTTCACCGCTCATCATCACTCTCTTGAAAGTGATTAGGTAAACGGTGGCTGAGATCCCTGGGCAAAGTTTTATAATGCACAACCTAGTCAAGCTAAGTGCCGCCCTTGGACCTCCATTGCTTTTATCTTGTCAAACTGTGCGAGTCTTTCTCACTTAAGCACCcaaggttttttttcctgtgcatTGTGCTTGGCCTTTGCATGAATTTGGTTTCATTAAGTTGTGCTTTCTGACAAGTTTGTACAGTGCAGTGCTGTCCTGAATTCttacttttatcatgttttttaaGCACACTTAAAATGTATGAATTGGATCATCAAACATACCTAAATATTAGACAAAGATAATCCAAGCAaagacaaaatgcagcttttaagtaatcattttatttattaaccaaaacaaactatccaaacctacatggcccaaagtgaaaaagtaatttcccCCGAAACTTAATAACTGGTTATGTTTCGCTTAGCAGCAACAAATGCAGCGTTTGTAAAAACTGGCGATGATTTCACATCGCTGTGAGGAATTGTGTTCATTCCGAGCACAAACcgcatttttaaggtcatgcctcaataggattcaagtcTGGACTTCAACTAGGCCGCTCCAAaaccttcattttgtttttttaaaagccatTCAGTGGCAGACTTGTTGGTGTGTCTTTGCCTTTGCTGCAGAACCTAACTAAGTGTGCTTCAACTTGAGCTCACAAACTGATGGCCAAACTTTGGATGGATTTTTGGTCTGGATTTTTGGGTCAAGAGCAGAATTCATGTCATTCCCATCACCAAAATATGACCAGTACATTGCTTTCAgtgacctggcagttatgtgtagtgctaaagagttttgtgatttccgagcGTCAGTAAACGTGACATGTGTCCCGGCTGTGTGGTATTGTAGAGTTAATCTTATGAAACATTACACACAACTCACTCCTCCTTTGCCCCAGGATGAAACACTGTCCGCAACACCCTTCTACTCCCATTTCCTCAAGATGAACATCCCAATTAACTCAACTCATGAACTCAATTCAAGAAACGACATTGTTGAACTGTTCCTACAGTATGTCATCAATGGTGTGTACTTTAGTCTTCCCATATAAGGACACAGGCACATAAACAAGGGATATTTGCAGTTGTTTTGCAACTCCAAAAGGGGGTGAGTTATATTATAGAATTACCGTAATTTTCAGTGtttaagccgctacttttttctcacgctttgaaccctgcggcttatccAGTGACGCAGCTAATGTGTGGTTGCGTTCTGGTCTCATGACATCTTCGGAGCAGTTATTTTGCGCTTTGCGTGCGCGCCCTCATCGTCAGTGATTTATTTACCGATTCGAAgccgagtaaaattcaggctggtatcgatACCATGCCAATGCTTTGTGTCGATTGAATCGATTTTAGAACCTCGAGATCTACTATCGGAGgcatcgatatttcagtatcgacccgcacatcactactcatCATGGAGAACGTGTGAAGAGGCGCATGTGATGCGCGGCTTTCAGAGTTGAAGGCGATCGATCTAGCGGCTTCGGCTCAGGTCTGCCGGTGGATTCCGGCAGCGTGGAGCGGTGTCGGGAGGCCCACTGTTGCCGGCAGGTTTCGGTGGGGCTGGACTGCTGAGTGCTGGGGAGAACAGCACGGGCTCGGGGTCTGATTTGCCTCAGGCCAGCAGTGGAAACGAAAGAAGTAGAGGGACCAGCGGCGTGTGTTCTGAGGGACTTGTGGGGGTGATCGGTTCTGATATgtacgactttagtggttttagtttccaaaaggaggaggaggacagcaatgaatgacttttctacTGTTTAACCAGCCGTATTACACGCACAGTTTGGcacaaagcatttatttaattgaaaGTTTAAAAATCTTTCTCTGTAACATCCTTCAGTGTATTAAATATTGCTAACACCTGCAACTGATAGATcggtgcggcctatatatgtacaaatatttttttctctttaaatttagtgggtgcagtttAAATATCACTCTATAGTACGGAAATCTTTTTGTGAAGTCCGCCTGCACTGAAGATGAGGTCAACTTTACCTGAGGTTGTTTAACAGCTGCTCTTtcagaacatccatccatccattttctatgccgcttatcctcattagggttgccggggtgtgctggagcctatcccagctgactttgggcaagaggcgagtcgcaggtcacatatagacaaacaaaaattcacactcacattcatacctatcgccaattaacctagcatgccgCGTTATCGGAATgcgggaagaaaccggagtacccgaagaaaacccacacatgcacggggagaatatgcaaactccacacagagattcaaacccaggtcttctcgatctcctgactgtgtggccaacatgctaaccactctgcACCATGCGGCCCCTCTTTCAGAACATGTTTTGCTAAATTCCTTAAGTGTGAAGTGCACCCGTTACACCGTGCACAAGCTCGGGGTCTGCCAAAAGGCTGCCCAGATAAGGAGTAACTTCTGGTAATGCCGCATCATTTGGTATCGTTTCGAACTCTATTTAACTGTAGTGGAATAAACGAGGGGAGCCCCTTCTCCTTCAAACTACAGATGTATCGCTGAGTGGTTTCTCAATAGTCAACAACAGTGTCTGAGCGCGGAGAGGACAGCTgagtttgctgatattgttttggcgtggttctgCCAACTGTAGCCCATTTTGTATTTGCAagaaagagattgttgatcgaccaacTCCTCATCATCCTGACAACCTCTGTGCAGACGTTACAATCCGATCTTTATCCTTTCTTAATGATGGTTGCACGAGTCAAGGGCCCAATATTGAGCACTTAGTGTATTTCAACTTGTCATGAGCCCTTgagcgagtctcgtgtttacgggAGCACGTACCGGTACATAACCATGAAATAACATAACACTGAACGCTGTAAACCAAAGACCACACCACTGAGGAGTCTTCAAAAAATTGAGAGATTCACAAAAAAAGATTCAAAGTCAGGTGGTCTGTCTGAATTGTGCGTTTCTGGCAGACATAGTCACAGTTGTCATCAAGTAACAATACCATGCACCCACGTGTGTAAAATGATGCATTCATCTAAGTGAGGGAAGTGTTAATCACTATTGTGCATTGTAAGCAGACAGCCATCATCCACATCACGCCTATTTAGCATGCAAAGTGGAAAAACATCTTTGACAAGTATGAAAGGACGGGTAATAGAAGTGGCAATAGATAGCAACAGCTTTACTTTTGGGTGTGTGTGATTAGTACTATCGGTCATCAGCAGGGGGCTCTATTTTCAGGCTGCCACACTTGAAGATTCAAGGCACATAATATGAGGTAAGATTATGCTgcatcacataaaaaaaagtgtgtgctcAATGTTATAGTCACACATTCGGAATCAGATCCCAGTGACTGCAGACGTGTTTTATTTCAGGGGGTGGTagacacacacagatgcccacacatacacacacttctGTCTGCGCCACCCACTCGGAGCAAAGCAGGATCTATTCATTGCAGTTGTCTATGAAAAGGATCTTTGAAAGCACCAAGGCTTCTCTGTGATTCGTGCACCCGCCGCCAGTGTGTAGCCATAGCTACGTGGTAAAATTATACATTTCGGTAGGCCTGCTCACATGGCAACCTCTCATTGTAGGCTGTGCCGAGCCCAGCGCGTGCCAACAGCTATGGTCCTTTGGTACTGGTGAGGGTCCTCTAATAAGGGAGTGCTTTCAGTCAGAATGGACAATTATATCCTTGCGTGGCAGGGACCCACCAATGAGGTCAAAGTTAAATTACCACTTGGGGAATCCTGATAAAAGGCAGCTACAGTAAATTCATTAACGGATGACACCGCTTTCTCCTTTTGTGGATTGTTCCCTTGTTGTAGTTCTTGTAATTGGTGTCTACTAATCATCATTGCCATCCATCTATTTATCTGATATAATTACATGACCTTGGTTACAGGACCAATATAACAGGACAGAACAAGGGATGATGTCCCCTAGCATGAGAGCAGGGGATGCGTGATGACCTTTCACCTGCAAAAAATAACTCTACTCGCCTAGCTACCGTTGCCCTTGGAAGCAGCAAGGATAACCATTGTGGGGGAGAACATGTTTCGCGTTTCTCCTGTGATGCGTGCCAAATGGACCGCGCAGAGCTGGCATCCCCAGTCTGGACTTCATCCTGACATCTTCATCAGCAGCAAAAACCCTCCCCACCTCCTCCATCAGTCTGTGTGAATGGTCAGAGTGGTGTGTATCTGTGGGTGATACAGACACAGAGGGCCAGTCTTCTACCAAGCCTGCAGAATAGCGCTTCAGTTGTGGGCTCCTCCCTTCACCActgtaacatttacattttgccctCAAAGGCAGCTCTATCCTCTGGTCTGTGATACACTGGCCGCTTGCTTGCATATAGGCTGGAAATGGCCTTGTAAAGCCAACTGGAAATGAGTCTTTATACAACACCATGAAGGTTCTCGTTGCCATTAGTGGAGGAGCAAACTGCACTCCGCCAGGAGCTTGCTTATTGCTGTTCTTTCCCACAGCACCACTCAGCAAACCAAATATTCGTCTTTTCTTTTTGCCTGTCACACATGCAGTGTAGGTTTTGCAagcacaaatggacaaaaaactTTGGACATACTTGAATTGAAAAGGGTGCCCAATTTTGTGGGCTTggtctgttctgttctgttctgtatCACTGTGCCCCAGTTCAATTCACGTGGTGGAGTTAGTTGCGAAAGAACTTGACCTGACCCCTAGCTGATCGAGCTGTGAATCAAACACCTTTGAGGTGGCTATCCAGCATCAAtgacttctaaaaaaaatactttcttcCATTTCAGTCCCAGCACATGTAATGGCCACGTGTCCTAATCTTTAGTCCATATCCTTGAGGAGGCTATTAAAGTGTCTGCACATCTCTCTGATGCTGAAGCAGCACTCGGCCCCGTGATCAATGTTGTTGTGACTGGTGGTATTGACAGGCTGTGTTAAAACAGAAATCAGGGAGGAAGATCACAAGGGCTTAACAGGCTAATGGCTCAGCACATAAAAGTGAGCCCAGTGTTCAATCAGTTCTGTGAAAGGAAACGGACTCAAACAGGCCTATCGGTGGATGGGATAGCAGATGTCACAGATTGCACATAGTTGTCTGCATTTATTGTCGATTACGTAAAGAAGAGGAGAACAGCTGACTCCAATGTTTCGGACATGAAGCTTGTGATATTTGTAATGCACTTTACAGCAAAGCAGGAGAACATGTTGTATCCCCACTGACTGGAGATGAAGGGTTGGACGAGTTTTAAGCATCTGTATCTGTGTCTGTATCTGGGGGTGCTAACCAA
Above is a genomic segment from Dunckerocampus dactyliophorus isolate RoL2022-P2 chromosome 1, RoL_Ddac_1.1, whole genome shotgun sequence containing:
- the mbnl2 gene encoding muscleblind-like protein 2 isoform X14, with product MALNIASIRDTKWLTLEVCRQFQRGTCSRSDEECKFAHPPKSCQVENGRVIACFDSLKGRCTRENCKYLHPPAHLKTQLEINGRNNLIQQKTAAAMLAHQMQFMIPGTTMQPVQTFPVSQALGSSAGLSYTPYLTPMSHSMGLVPTDILPSTPVIVPGSPPVSVSASSSANQKLLRTDKLEVCREFQRGNCARGETDCRFAHPSDSPMIDTSDNTVTVCMDYIKSRCSREKCKYFHPPAHLQAKIKAAQHQANQTAVAAQAAATTAAMAFPHSVLQPLPKRPALEKSNGASSLFNPSVLHYQQALTSAQLQQPAFFPTATTPATSVPYAATAPANQIILK
- the mbnl2 gene encoding muscleblind-like protein 2 isoform X10; this translates as MALNIASIRDTKWLTLEVCRQFQRGTCSRSDEECKFAHPPKSCQVENGRVIACFDSLKGRCTRENCKYLHPPAHLKTQLEINGRNNLIQQKTAAAMLAHQMQFMIPGTTMQPVQTFPVSQALGSSAGLSYTPYLTPMSHSMGLVPTDILPSTPVIVPGSPPVSVSASSSANQKLLRTDKLEVCREFQRGNCARGETDCRFAHPSDSPMIDTSDNTVTVCMDYIKSRCSREKCKYFHPPAHLQAKIKAAQHQANQTAVAAQAAATTAAMTQSTAKAMKRPLEATVDLAFPHSVLQPLPKRPALEKSNGASSLFNPSVLHYQQALTSAQLQQPAFFPTVPMMYSATPATVSAATTPATSVPYAATAPANQIILK
- the mbnl2 gene encoding muscleblind-like protein 2 isoform X9 translates to MALNIASIRDTKWLTLEVCRQFQRGTCSRSDEECKFAHPPKSCQVENGRVIACFDSLKGRCTRENCKYLHPPAHLKTQLEINGRNNLIQQKTAAAMLAHQMQFMIPGTTMQPVTFPVSQALGSSAGLSYTPYLTPMSHSMGLVPTDILPSTPVIVPGSPPVSVSASSSANQKLLRTDKLEVCREFQRGNCARGETDCRFAHPSDSPMIDTSDNTVTVCMDYIKSRCSREKCKYFHPPAHLQAKIKAAQHQANQTAVAAQAAATTAAMTQSTAKAMKRPLEATVDLAFPHSVLQPLPKRPALEKSNGASSLFNPSVLHYQQALTSAQLQQPAFFPTGSVLCMTPASSLVPMMYSATPATVSAATTPATSVPYAATAPANQIILK
- the mbnl2 gene encoding muscleblind-like protein 2 isoform X8 — protein: MALNIASIRDTKWLTLEVCRQFQRGTCSRSDEECKFAHPPKSCQVENGRVIACFDSLKGRCTRENCKYLHPPAHLKTQLEINGRNNLIQQKTAAAMLAHQMQFMIPGTTMQPVQTFPVSQALGSSAGLSYTPYLTPMSHSMGLVPTDILPSTPVIVPGSPPVSVSASSSANQKLLRTDKLEVCREFQRGNCARGETDCRFAHPSDSPMIDTSDNTVTVCMDYIKSRCSREKCKYFHPPAHLQAKIKAAQHQANQTAVAAQAAATTAAMTQSTAKAMKRPLEATVDLAFPHSVLQPLPKRPALEKSNGASSLFNPSVLHYQQALTSAQLQQPAFFPTGSVLCMTPASSLVPMMYSATPATVSAATTPATSVPYAATAPANQIILK
- the mbnl2 gene encoding muscleblind-like protein 2 isoform X13, whose translation is MALNIASIRDTKWLTLEVCRQFQRGTCSRSDEECKFAHPPKSCQVENGRVIACFDSLKGRCTRENCKYLHPPAHLKTQLEINGRNNLIQQKTAAAMLAHQMQFMIPGTTMQPVQTFPVSQALGSSAGLSYTPYLTPMSHSMGLVPTDILPSTPVIVPGSPPVSVSASSSANQKLLRTDKLEVCREFQRGNCARGETDCRFAHPSDSPMIDTSDNTVTVCMDYIKSRCSREKCKYFHPPAHLQAKIKAAQHQANQTAVAAQAAATTAAMAFPHSVLQPLPKRPALEKSNGASSLFNPSVLHYQQALTSAQLQQPAFFPTVPMMYSATPATVSAATTPATSVPYAATAPANQIILK
- the mbnl2 gene encoding muscleblind-like protein 2 isoform X12, producing MALNIASIRDTKWLTLEVCRQFQRGTCSRSDEECKFAHPPKSCQVENGRVIACFDSLKGRCTRENCKYLHPPAHLKTQLEINGRNNLIQQKTAAAMLAHQMQFMIPGTTMQPVQTFPVSQALGSSAGLSYTPYLTPMSHSMGLVPTDILPSTPVIVPGSPPVSVSASSSANQKLLRTDKLEVCREFQRGNCARGETDCRFAHPSDSPMIDTSDNTVTVCMDYIKSRCSREKCKYFHPPAHLQAKIKAAQHQANQTAVAAQAAATTAAMTQSTAKAMKRPLEATVDLAFPHSVLQPLPKRPALEKSNGASSLFNPSVLHYQQALTSAQLQQPAFFPTATTPATSVPYAATAPANQIILK